The sequence ATTTCCCGTGAAGAATTGACGGCTATTAAGGAAAAGGCGCTTAATGAATTAGGCGAGGACAAGGCTGAAATTTTTTCAGCCCATTTGCTTGTGTTAAGCGATCCTGAGTTGATCGACGCTGTTAAAACAAAAGTAAATGAAGACTCAGTAACAGCGGAGTATGCATTGAACGAAGTCGCCAATATGTTCATTACTATGTTTGAAAACATGGACAATGAATATATGAAAGAGCGAGCCGCGGATATACGTGATGTCTCTCGCCGTGTATTAGGTCACCTTATGGGAATCGAAATCGTTTCCCTTGCCGCTATAGAAGAAGACACCATTATCATTGCCCATGATTTGACACCATCTGATACAGCACAATTAAATCCTGACGTTATCAAAGGTTTTGCGACAAACATTGGCGGTCGTACGTCTCACTCTGCGATCATGTCTAGATCTTTGGAAATTCCTGCTGTGGTTGGGACGAAAGAAGCCACTGCCAAAATTGAAAACGGTGCACTTGTGATTGTTGACGGCATTGATGGCCACGTCATTGTCAACCCTACCGAAGAAGAGTTAGCTGCTTACGAACAAAAGCAAGCTGACTATGAAGCACAAAAAGCAGAGTGGGCAAAACTTGTCAACAAAAAGACGACAACGCAAGACACGCACCACGTTGAGCTAGCAGCTAATATCGGAACGCCTAAAGATTTAGACGGCGTAATTAACAATGGCGCTGAAGGAATCGGCTTATATCGGACAGAGTTCCTTTATATGGGGCGGACAGAGCTTCCAAGTGAGGAAGAACAATACGAAGCTTACAAAGAAGTAGTGGAACGGATGGATGGAAAGCCAGTCGTCATCCGTACGCTCGACATTGGCGGCGACAAAGAGCTTCCTTATTTGGACTTGCCACACGAATTAAA is a genomic window of Shouchella clausii containing:
- the ptsP gene encoding phosphoenolpyruvate--protein phosphotransferase; its protein translation is MLHSLKGIAASAGVAIAKAFVHEEPDFTIKQKEAKNPSDEIKRLDEALAISREELTAIKEKALNELGEDKAEIFSAHLLVLSDPELIDAVKTKVNEDSVTAEYALNEVANMFITMFENMDNEYMKERAADIRDVSRRVLGHLMGIEIVSLAAIEEDTIIIAHDLTPSDTAQLNPDVIKGFATNIGGRTSHSAIMSRSLEIPAVVGTKEATAKIENGALVIVDGIDGHVIVNPTEEELAAYEQKQADYEAQKAEWAKLVNKKTTTQDTHHVELAANIGTPKDLDGVINNGAEGIGLYRTEFLYMGRTELPSEEEQYEAYKEVVERMDGKPVVIRTLDIGGDKELPYLDLPHELNPFLGHRAIRLCLEKQDMFRAQLRALLRASAHGNLKIMFPMIATLEELRQAKQILHEEKDKLQASNVDVSDEMEVGIMVEIPSTAVAAPQFAKEVDFFSIGTNDLIQYTMAADRMNERVSYLYQPYHPAVLRLIDMVIQAAHAEGKWVGMCGEMAGDEIAIPLLLGLGLDEFSMSATSILPARSQISKLSKAELESFAQEALTKDTADGVEQLVRSKYSQS